The Plasmodium yoelii strain 17X genome assembly, chromosome: 1 genome contains a region encoding:
- a CDS encoding fam-a protein, giving the protein MNIFFVQIVLFLLIISLCVNKNTLATELIPKKDKKHKSNKFTKHKPKKNKKCYPTYDNTKEIYQKNKHLLYIDTEETIKACKFMNDALKQLEHHATSKGYTICGGIPSENKVFYKKKHRGHTKILKAEYTVDDPNEYNELLNKIWNPDSDLYLNNSAVKKKIVRVYSPNLVMIQQRCKKHPWSLRKYFYALAAKFKISENKAIVVMASANIIDHNRKNKKYFENTIVESANLFQAEVDSEDDIRNGKIKKAFVNLIGYIVEKRKDHIYIIYIESMTSIQILIIIYFNNC; this is encoded by the exons atgaatatattttttgttcaaattgttttatttcttttaataatcTCCCTATGTGTGAATAAGAACACCCTTGCAACTGAGCTTATTccaaaaaaagataaaaaacacaaatcaaacaaatttacaaaacacaaaccaaaaaaaaataaaaaatgttatccTAC ctatgataatacaaaagaaatatatcaaaaaaacaaGCACCTGTTATATATCGATACCGAAGAAACTATAAAAGCGTGCAAATTTATGAATGACGCTTTAAAACAGTTAGAACATCATGCTACAAGTAAAGGTTATACAATTTGTGGCGGAATTCCTTCTGAGAATAaagttttttataaaaaaaaacatcgaGGTCATACAAAAATTCTAAAAGCTGAATATACAGTTGATGATCCGAATGAG tataatgaactattaaacaaaatatgGAATCCCGATAGTGAcctatatttaaataattccgctgttaaaa aaaaaattgtCCGTGTGTACAGTCCAAATTTAGTAATGATACAACAACGTTGCAAAAAACACCCGTGGTCTCTtcgtaaatatttttatgctttaGCTGCAAAATTTAAA ataTCAGAAAACAAAGCTATAGTTGTCATGGCTTCAGCAAATATAATTGATCACAAccgtaaaaataaaaaatattttgaaaacaCAATAGTAGAAAGTGCAAATTTATTCCAAGCTGAAGTTGATTCTGAAGATGATATtagaaatggaaaaataaaaaaagcgTTTGTTAACTTAATTGGATACATTGTTGAAAAAAGAAAGGaccatatttatatcatctaTATCGAATCTATGACCAGTATACagattttaataataatttatttcaacaattgttaa
- a CDS encoding PIR protein, whose protein sequence is MDKTLCEQFDILRNYLPDELENHTSVNFNKNENIKYYCSNGESKETECKTDLDQIKAGCLWLFEQLFVKNGKNINNVQYIIIWLSYKLNQKTYDGITNLNDFYTNCINNNTHYTDCKQNGQDCSGSLNSNTGYNNYKEIINGRKNLLSTNIKNMSKIYDAFKALCNMYIEIVGSNTISDKSIQNANKFVEKYNELNNDSDNAKDEVYCQVLSTLSNDYNNLKDYCDSNSIDCRNIPFFTSTKTEEHGVQSSEEICDDTPSFSIVKKLILALLIFSTISIFLGIFFKCSLFVLRKRAQKQYLREKVKK, encoded by the exons aTGGATAAAACCCTG tgtgaacAGTTTGATATATTGAGAAACTATTTACCCGATGAATTAGAAAACCATACATCAGtcaattttaataaaaatgagaatATTAAGTATTACTGCTCTAATGGAGAATCAAAGGAAACAGAATGTAAGACAGATCTCGATCAAATTAAGGCTGGATGTTTATGGTTGTTTGAGCAATTGTTTgtgaaaaatggaaaaaatatcaataatGTTCAATACATTatcatatggttaagttataaactaaATCAAAAGACGTATGACGGAATCACGAATCTAAATGATTTTTACACTAATTGTATAAACAATAATACGCATTATACTGATTGTAAACAAAATGGTCAAGATTGTAGTGGTTCATTAAATAGTAATACAGGATATAACAATTATAAGGAAATCATAAATGGAAGAAAGAATTTGTTGAGtactaatattaaaaatatgtctaaaatttatgatgcatttaaagcattatgtaacatgtataTTGAAATTGTTGGAAGCAACACAATATCTGATAAATCTATACAAAATGCTAACaaatttgttgaaaaatataatgaacttAATAACGATTCTGATAATGCTAAAGATGAAGTCTATTGTCAAgtattgtctacattatcaaatgattataataatttaaaagattATTGTGATAGTAATAGCATTGATTGTAGAAATATTCCATTCTTTACATCGACAAAAACAGAAGAACACGGTGTGCAAAGTTCTGAAGAGATTTGTGATGATACACCAAGCTTCTCgatagtaaaaaaattaattctagctttattaatattcagTACAATATCAATCTTTTtgggaattttttttaag tgtTCGTTATTTGTATTACGGAAAAGAgctcaaaaacaatatttaagagaaaaggtaaaaaaataa